A single window of Oncorhynchus tshawytscha isolate Ot180627B unplaced genomic scaffold, Otsh_v2.0 Un_contig_821_pilon_pilon, whole genome shotgun sequence DNA harbors:
- the LOC121844016 gene encoding phospholipid scramblase 2-like yields MASKGHGDTDSGRLPPAPAYSKEVPPGHNAVYPAPTVVPPPPSYLTPSAPPVHMMMSASLGPLNAVYPAPTNPGFPPPGYVTPSAPPMMPAPFGHPNAVYPAPTNPGIPPVPPGYVPPPVPAVMPAPPPDLRPTGCPPGLEYLIHVDQLLVHQTFHLAELLGWEVRNSYNVKNSIGQQVFLAEEENNCCTLQCFGPSRPFTFHIQDNLGQEVLTLTRPLACSYCCFPCCLQDLEVQSPPGIPIGYVVQECHPFLPKLTVLNERRQPQLRIKGPLFFCSCCRDVTFEVKTLDDSMLIGHISKQWSGFLREVYTDADHFGIVFPMDLDVKMKAVLLGACFLIDFLYFEERKGDKKH; encoded by the coding sequence ATGGCCTCCAAAGGACATGGCGACACCGACTCAGGACGGTTACCCCCGGCCCCAGCTTACTCCAAAGAGGTGCCGCCTGGTCACAATGCCGTGTACCCAGCGCCCACCGTGGTGCCACCACCCCCAAGCTACCTGACACCTTCAGCCCCACCGGTTCATATGATGATGTCTGCCTCTCTCGGACCACTCAATGCTGTCTACCCAGCTCCCACAAACCCTGGATTCCCACCCCCTGGATACGTGACCCCTTCAGCTCCTCCTATGATGCCTGCCCCTTTCGGACACCCTAATGCTGTCTACCCCGCGCCCACAAACCCCGGAATCCCGCCAGTACCCCCAGGCTACGTGCCCCCTCCGGTCCCTGCGGTGATGCCTGCCCCTCCGCCTGATCTCCGACCCACCGGCTGCCCCCCAGGACTGGAATACCTGATTCATGTCGACCAGCTTCTCGTCCATCAGACTTTTCATCTGGCCGAACTGCTGGGTTGGGAGGTTAGAAATTCCTACAATGTGAAGAACAGCATCGGGCAACAAGTGTTTCTGGCGGAAGAGGAGAACAACTGCTGCACCCTACAGTGTTTTGGCCCCAGCCGACCTTTCACCTTTCACATCCAGGACAACCTGGGGCAGGAGGTGTTGACCCTGACGCGCCCTCTTGCGTGCAGCTACTGCTGCTTCCCCTGCTGCCTGCAAGACCTGGAGGTGCAGAGTCCCCCCGGTATTCCAATAGGGTATGTGGTGCAGGAGTGTCACCCGTTCCTGCCCAAACTCACTGTGCTGAACGAGAGGAGACAGCCTCAGCTGAGGATCAAAGGGCCGCTGTTTTTCTGTAGTTGTTGCAGAGACGTCACATTTGAGGTGAAGACTCTGGATGACTCAATGTTGATAGGGCACATCAGTAAGCAGTGGTCCGGCTTCCTGCGCGAAGTCTACACGGACGCAGATCATTTTGGAATCGTGTTCCCAATGGACCTGGATGTGAAGATGAAGGCTGTGCTGCTGGGAGCCTGCTTCCTGATCGATTTCCTGTATtttgaggaaaggaaaggagacaagaaaCATTGA